Proteins co-encoded in one Chitinophagales bacterium genomic window:
- a CDS encoding prolyl oligopeptidase family serine peptidase, translated as MKQLSMLFMLLFLTITIFAQDLSEFQKEIYINETEDSLPYRILYPIDYEKDTSQNYPLVLFLHGAGERGNDNEIQLVHGAKLFADKANRTEYPAIVVFPQCATDNYWARVDRTEIDGKRSFDFPFYEQPNIPMQMVIELVEQLLENEKIDTSRLYVAGLSMGGMGTFELLARMPETFAAAIPICGGSNPLLAPLYAPHTSMWIFHGADDSVVPVQFSQKMYHTLQQAGAEVKYSEYPGVNHNSWDNAFAEPDFLKWLFSWKKL; from the coding sequence ATGAAACAGCTTTCAATGCTCTTTATGTTACTTTTCTTGACCATTACAATTTTTGCACAAGATCTAAGCGAATTTCAAAAAGAAATTTATATCAACGAAACAGAAGATTCCCTACCTTACCGAATTCTGTATCCTATTGACTACGAAAAAGATACTTCTCAAAACTATCCTTTGGTCTTATTTCTGCATGGAGCAGGTGAGCGAGGCAATGACAACGAAATACAATTGGTTCATGGTGCAAAACTATTTGCAGATAAAGCCAACCGCACAGAATATCCTGCTATTGTAGTTTTTCCACAGTGCGCCACAGACAATTATTGGGCAAGGGTTGATAGAACAGAAATAGACGGCAAACGTTCCTTCGATTTTCCGTTTTACGAACAACCCAATATTCCGATGCAAATGGTGATAGAACTTGTTGAACAACTCCTTGAAAACGAGAAGATAGACACAAGCCGATTGTATGTTGCAGGACTTTCGATGGGTGGAATGGGAACATTTGAACTTTTGGCACGAATGCCTGAAACTTTTGCAGCAGCCATACCAATTTGTGGTGGCAGCAATCCTTTGCTTGCCCCTTTGTATGCACCACATACCAGTATGTGGATTTTTCATGGCGCAGATGATAGTGTCGTACCTGTCCAATTTTCACAAAAAATGTATCATACGTTGCAGCAAGCGGGTGCAGAGGTGAAATACTCCGAATATCCTGGGGTCAATCACAATAGTTGGGACAATGCCTTTGCTGAACCTGATTTTTTGAAGTGGTTGTTTTCTTGGAAGAAACTTTAG
- the hpt gene encoding hypoxanthine phosphoribosyltransferase, which yields MIKIHDKTFQLYISESEIQAAVKQLAKKIDADLRNQNPLFIAILNGAFVFAADLMRAISFDAPINFIKTQSYVGTTSSGTVQTVLGLNESIEGRTVVIVEDIVDTGHTLKRLLQILTEKGADSIKIAAFLQKPEALQHPDLIADYVGIEIPDKFVVGYGLDYDGLGRGLADIYQLQE from the coding sequence GTGATTAAGATACACGACAAGACATTTCAACTGTATATTTCCGAATCGGAGATACAAGCAGCTGTTAAGCAGTTGGCAAAAAAAATAGATGCAGACCTAAGAAATCAGAATCCGCTGTTCATTGCCATTCTAAACGGAGCATTTGTTTTTGCAGCTGATTTGATGCGTGCCATCAGTTTTGATGCACCCATTAACTTCATCAAAACTCAGTCTTATGTCGGTACAACTTCTTCTGGAACAGTACAAACTGTATTGGGATTGAATGAAAGTATTGAAGGGCGAACAGTAGTGATTGTGGAAGATATTGTAGATACAGGACATACTTTGAAGAGATTGCTGCAAATTTTGACCGAAAAAGGTGCTGATTCCATCAAAATCGCTGCTTTCCTTCAAAAACCTGAAGCACTACAACATCCTGACTTAATAGCTGATTATGTGGGTATTGAAATTCCCGATAAATTTGTGGTGGGTTATGGTTTGGATTATGATGGATTGGGAAGAGGATTGGCGGATATTTACCAGTTGCAGGAGTAA